One Trichormus variabilis 0441 genomic window, TTTGGGGTTACAAGTCCGTGAACCAAAGCCATTAAACAGGTCAAAAATGCAGGTTTTAGCCGCCAGCTTGACTGAACCACCTAATAAACCAGGATTTTCCGGCTTTTCTCGATTAGCAAATGTTAATCAAGAAGTGAGGGAAATTAAAAATACAGGAATAGCGGTTCATTGGATTACTGACAAAGAATTTACCACCAAAAACTTTAACCAAAAACTGAACACCTCTAATTTTGATGTCATCCACTTAGCAACCCACGGTCTATTTAGTGCAGATAGAGAAAATACTTTTGTGGTGACAGCAGATGGAAAGTTAAAGATAGATGATTTTGATCAATTGTTTATTGACCAACAGCAAAACAGCACTCATAAAATTGAACTACTGATTCTGAGCGCCTGTCAGACAGCTACGGGTAACGACCAAGCAGTAATGGGGATTGCGGGAGCTACAGTCCAAGCAGGTGCTAGTAGTGCGATCGCCAGTTTGTGGGATCTAGACGATGAAGCTAGCGTTCCATTCATTAAGGAATTTTATCAACATCTAGGACAACCAAACATTAGCAGAGCCGAAGCACTGCGTTTAGCACAGCAAGCTCTACTCAAAAACCCAAAATACGATCATCCTCGTTATTGGGCCCCCTATGTCTTAATTGGTAGTTGGCTTTGATGACTGATCTCTAGAATTTATATTCTTGCCGTTTTACTTAAGTATGATTACCATTGTTTTAGTATACTTTATTCTTTCAACATATATCACTTGAATATCTTTGACCCAGGCGATCGCCATTAGGGACTTCCAGATAAAAATTATCCACAATGTAGGGTGCGTCAGTATGAATAATTTATGAGTATAGCTAGCTCATATCGCACTGACGCACCCCGCCACACCATCAATCTCGCATCATTTATTTTGAATTTTTGGCGCACCCTACTCTGGGAGTTCTCCGCAGGAGTAGCCGTAGCCTATGAGTGAATTTTGTAGCTTGCTTCCTGTAGGGTATTTTGAATTGGTTTAATATGAATAAATTTAAAAGTGCATTTATTTCTTATGGACGAGCAGATAGCAAAGCCTTTGCAACTAAGCTATATCAGCGATTTGTAGAAGCAGGACTAGAAATTTGGTTTGACCAAAACGATATTCCTTTAGGTGTGGATTTCCAAAACCAAATAGACGACGGAATTGAGAAATCAGACAATTTTCTGTTTATCATTGCGCCTCATTCAGTCAACTCTCCCTATTGTGGTAAAGAAATAGATTTAGCACTCCGCCGGAATAAACGCATTATTCCCTTGCTGCACGTAGAGCAAATTACTCAAGAAACTTGGCAACAACGCAACCCTGGACGTGACGCTAGTGAGTGGGAAAAATATCAAGCCAAAGGGTTACATTCCAGTTTTCCTAATATGCACTCAGCTATTAGTAAGATTAACTGGGTATACTTCCGCGAAGGTATAGACGACTTTGAGAAATCATTGGCGGGACTGTTGGAGTTATTTCGCCGCCATCAGGATTATGTACATCAACACACCTATTTTTTAGCCAAAGCCCTGGAATGGGAGCAAAAACAACAACAATCACAATACCTGTTAATTGGTGAAGAACGAGAACAAGCTGAAAATTGGCTAAAAATTAGGTTTAAAGATGAACAAGCGCCCTGTGAGCCAACCGATTTACACTGCGCCTTTATTTGTCAGAGTATCAAGAATGCTAACAACCTGATGACTCAGGTGTTCCTCTCCTACTCCGAAAAAGAGAGGATGTTTATGGAAAAAATTGCCAAAATTTTGATGCGAGAAAGCTTTACAGTTTGGACTAACAAAACAGATATTCAATCTGGAGCAGATTTTACCGAGTCGATTAATCGAGGTATTGAGGAAGCAGATAATGTGGTTTTTCTCTTGTCGCCAGCCTCTCTGCAATCAGAATACTGTCAACTGGAACTAACTTATGCTTTTTCTCTCAAAAAGCGGATTATTCCCCTGTTGCTTGAACCAGTGGATCTAGAGCAGATTCCTGTGGAATTACGTATTTTGCAGTTCATCGACTTTACAGATCAAGAAGAGGAGGGGAAAGAATCTGCCGATACTGATAGGCTCATTAATGTGCTGCGTCGAGATGCGGCTTACTACGAGCAACATAAAATCTTACTAGCAAAAGCTCTCAAGTGGGAACGACAAAAACGTAATCCTAGTATTTTGTTGCGTAATCACAATCTGCGTAACGCTGAAGCCTGGTTAAAGATAGCTCAACAAAACACACAACATCCACCCATACCTTTACAAACAGAATTCATCACTGAAAGCAGCAAGCAACCGCCAGAAGCGGCGCTGGATGTATTTATTTCCTACTCTCGTGCTGACTCTGACTTTGCCCGTAAACTTAACGATACCCTGCAAATTCAAAACAAGACTACTTGGTTTGATCAGGAGAGTATCGCCTCTGGTACAAATTTTGAGCAAGAGATTTACCGAGGAATAGAAAGCGCCAACAATTTCTTATTTATTATTTCGCCTAAATCTATCAGTTCACCCTACTGCGTGACTGAAGTAGAATATGCGATGAATTTAAATAAGCGAATCGTGACCGTTTTATATCGGGACATAGGAGAAGCAACCCTTCATCCTGGGTTAGCAAAAGTGCAGTGGATTGATTTCAGCCCACGAGACACAGACTTTCTGACTAAATTCGGGGAACTAACCAGAACATTAGATTCAGATCCAGAATATGTGCGATCGCACACTCGGATTTTTCTGAGGGCAAAGGAGTGGGAAGATCACAATCGGGACAATAGCTTCTTACTCCGGGGCAAAGATTTGCTAGCCTCTGAGGAATGGTTGAAGCAATCTGATCATAAACAACCAGCCCCCACAACTTTACAATTAGATTATCTCGCTGCCAGTCAAGCTCTCCCCTATCGCAAAATTAAGCTGCGTAGTGTCTTGTTGACTAGCTTGGCTGTGACAACAATAGTTTTTATTGCCAGGTTCCTTGGATTCACTCAGTCCTTAGAACTAGCAATGTATGACCGGATGATGTCGTTACGTCGTGATGAACCACAGGATGAACGATTTTTAATGGTTGATGTTGATCCTCAAAGTCTTGAGGCGTTGAATGAAGACAAAAGATATTCGGGTGGTAGAGGTTCAATTCCTGATCAAGCTTTAGACGATGTACTCAAAATTCTTTCCCAGTCCCAACCCAGTGTCATTGGGTTAGATTTTGTCCGTGATTTTCATGCCGAAGGTAGCCTAAAAGAGCGTTTGCAGCAAACTAAAAACTTATTTACGGTCTGTAAGAACAGTTATGTAAGGGATAGTGAAAAAATTCGTGGCTTTAAACATC contains:
- a CDS encoding TIR domain-containing protein, whose protein sequence is MNKFKSAFISYGRADSKAFATKLYQRFVEAGLEIWFDQNDIPLGVDFQNQIDDGIEKSDNFLFIIAPHSVNSPYCGKEIDLALRRNKRIIPLLHVEQITQETWQQRNPGRDASEWEKYQAKGLHSSFPNMHSAISKINWVYFREGIDDFEKSLAGLLELFRRHQDYVHQHTYFLAKALEWEQKQQQSQYLLIGEEREQAENWLKIRFKDEQAPCEPTDLHCAFICQSIKNANNLMTQVFLSYSEKERMFMEKIAKILMRESFTVWTNKTDIQSGADFTESINRGIEEADNVVFLLSPASLQSEYCQLELTYAFSLKKRIIPLLLEPVDLEQIPVELRILQFIDFTDQEEEGKESADTDRLINVLRRDAAYYEQHKILLAKALKWERQKRNPSILLRNHNLRNAEAWLKIAQQNTQHPPIPLQTEFITESSKQPPEAALDVFISYSRADSDFARKLNDTLQIQNKTTWFDQESIASGTNFEQEIYRGIESANNFLFIISPKSISSPYCVTEVEYAMNLNKRIVTVLYRDIGEATLHPGLAKVQWIDFSPRDTDFLTKFGELTRTLDSDPEYVRSHTRIFLRAKEWEDHNRDNSFLLRGKDLLASEEWLKQSDHKQPAPTTLQLDYLAASQALPYRKIKLRSVLLTSLAVTTIVFIARFLGFTQSLELAMYDRMMSLRRDEPQDERFLMVDVDPQSLEALNEDKRYSGGRGSIPDQALDDVLKILSQSQPSVIGLDFVRDFHAEGSLKERLQQTKNLFTVCKNSYVRDSEKIRGFKHPPEVPLARIGFSDLVDDDAKGGRFVRRQYLMQSPDPKYCNTREAFSLVIARHYLEAQGQKYISPLDIKSKRYVQDMQFGKTRIPQLLGKGGAYQDINNQLEGYQTMLKYRLSGGVPYNFAPRKNILEVLNNQVAPEQIRNKIVLIGFTDRQTRQADYWSTVYGDVAGVTLHGQMISQIVSATLDNRQLIWWWPLGYETLWMFGWALVGGIVCWRFNRTLYIGIAVVGSIACLFIICSVILVYQSGWIPFKPPFLALLGTGAGVLYLTNNLRKN